The window AGTCCGCACCTATTCAGATTGCACCATGTACTGGTCTAGAAGAATGGTCCCTTTGCTTGAAAATCTGCTACACGGACATACTACAATTTCTCTATGTATAGACCTTGTTTGtacaaaaaattattgattttatgtataaaaatgacatcaaaaaatACAACAAGTGTGATTGTCTTGTATTCGTCAATCTAATAGGACAAAAGCTTTATGAACTTTGGTGAAACTTATTTATCTAATTATCCACTTAATACAGCAGTTACAGTGTTGATATTTAAATTTCTCTTCATACATCTTGGTATGAATCACATACCATTGGGACATCTTCTTTGAGTAATTAGAGCACCATAGTATAGGGTACGTTTCATGTTCTTAAAATCTATGCTAATCTATTTGAAAGCATATAGAGTTtacctaattaataaatttttatgagATTTGTGGTCTGTTTATGTCATATTACTTCTGTGTCAAAGACATTTGCAATTTGTCGTTTTAATGACTTACATTGTATTAGATATCTGCAATCGATCCCTGATTTTGATCCCATCATGATCATATGCCTTGAAAATAATTGTCAATACAAACAGTCCAGCAGAAGCTTGATCTTAGTTGATAAagaaggattttttattttgaatataggCATACATCTTAGTAAATTTAAACATGAAAGGGATTGAAGAAACTACAAAAGGATGCATAGGTTATTGAACGTAGGATATATAACGCAATTTACAGGTTATGTGTCTTTTATTCCTTAGGAGTCATCACCCAGTCGGATTGCACCACGGACGCCTCCAGAATATTGGTCCCCACCAGTTTTGAGCGGAAATCTAATATATAAACATATCACAATGTTGCTATATGTAGACTTCTTTTCAACAACTATTTAATTGTATTAAAAATCTGACGTATTTGCTTAGATAATTGGTTATTCTCGGTATAGAGATGTTAATTGTGGGATATACTTAGCTGCAATGTATGTATTGTAACAGTTTTATCATTTGCTGGAATGATTAAGCCATAAATAACCAGAGATGTTATGTTCTTCGACATTAACGGTGCATCTTATTAGCAAGACCGTCTGCACATTTCATTTGtttgataattaataatataattctTTGATCATATTACTCTATCTCAAGAAGCAAGTGTAGGATGGCCAGTAGTAAAGGGAGTCATTTGGTTTGAAACTTTAAAATTGATTTGGTTTCCTGAAGTTCGGAAGTATTTGTAAAaaatcatgttatttttaatgaaatagcattcattattaaattaaacccagataatatattatttttttagttgtaatagcatACACTTTGGTCTCATTGAAGCTTTGCTTTAGGCCATCATATTGTTTAAGCTGCCCTTCTCCTACCCTAGCACTAATTACATGTAAGGATTGTTCTAAATTATGACATTGATATCCTTGCATCGAGTTGAGGTATTCACAACTGCAATTTTAAAcagttttttttaattcattagaTTGTGGTGTTGTCTCAATGTTtgattcctcttttttttttgctaaaaaaaATTTTTACACGTACATTGATATATGAGCTAGCTTGTGTTGTCTGGTTCCATTAGgatcatgtaattatgcattgGTTTGAAGCTTAAAATTCAATACTTTAGGATAGTTGATCCTGCTGCTAACCTATTTCTTTATTGGTGATAAATATTTTCACTATCATGTCTTACGAATAGGTTGTTGGGGATATTTTCTTTCTGGTGTGTAGTTTTAcgctttctttcaattttaaacaTCTGCTACGTCTTTTCATCTCTCTGAACTGATGAAAAAGGTTATACTAGTAAGGGTCCAAATGTGAATGTTGCTTTTATAAATTCTGATAAGGAGCTTATACTTTCTAACTTTGATAAGATCCTAATTGGGTGCACTTCTTTGAGGCTTCTTCAACTTGCACCCAAGTTGGTTGAGAAGGGATGTCTGAAATGTGTCAAAACTACTGACTTCACAATTGAAGATGCCAAATATGTTGTTTAAATGATGTATTTTGAAAGCATACTTCCTTTATTACTTATCATCACGTGAGATGAGAAACCTATTGAAAATGGGGAAGTGGGAGAATTGACGATGGCACTCTTGAATTTACTTTGGGAAGATATGGCAGCTGGTCGGGAATCAAAGAGTATTCCAATTCCTTATGCTTCTAAAGAAATGAATTTTAAATTGAAGAACATGCTGACAGAAAGCGCTGAATGGATTTGAAGTTTGAAGTCAGCGTCGTTATATTTTCTACGGTGGTAGCAGCTACATGGTATCATTACTTCTTAGTTCTGTGGCATATAAGTAGGTCCTAATAAGATTTCTTTTGTGTGGAGTTTCTCCCGCATATATTGCATATTgcttttcaagtattgaatatctTGCAATGTATTGGTACATGAAATTTTCTACTTTTTTAGGtggaatttggaaaaaaatactGCTCCAATTTCTCTCTcctctaaacaaaaaaaaaaaaaaagattatatgtGTTTCTTCCTCTTTTCTACAATTAATTATGCTAATTTGAGATTGACAATCACTGTAAACTTcaattataaaaggaaaaagatttaAATAGGTCACTGAACTATAACGAATAGTTTATCTATGTCATTCATGTACAAATTCtgaccaacattttaagatatatttcttaattaaattaataaaagaaaatttataatttatagcattttacatatagtttttgaatatgtaaattttaattataaaaaaataaattaatataatttaatttaactttgaaatttagtcaatttaattcatgaaaaatggaGGGAGGCAAATAAAACGAAATGGACAGAATATTTGGTTACTTATAAGCGTGttcttaaattattgttgtaatgCACGATACTATTATTTCTTGTCGCATTGTTACCACTTCAACTGTTCAACATCTATGATGCATATTAAGTAATAAATAAATCCtcttttaacccaaaaaaaaaaaaaaatttagtcaaTGTCTTTTAAATTCACAATTTAATTATGTAGCagtaatataacaaaataagGACAATGCTTGTATACTATTATTCACATAAATTTATACTCTTTATTTTCTCATGTATAGTTGTttactcaaatattttttaagggAAAAGGATCGTATTTCTACTTTgaaaaaatggttaaatatatccttcttcatattttGTGATTAAATTTACCCTCGATATCATACTTTGATGCCAACAGAATTGAGTGAGGGATATATTTGTTTGTCACTTTTTTTGTGGAACGGGTTGAGTTAGATTagagtgtattttatttttaaaaaatggggcATGTAACATTGATCTAGGGTTTTCTATTAAGAAGAAGAGTACATGCGAAAATTTTCTTAACatcgagggtaaatttgactcTAAAATATAACAATGAGGGTAAATATGACTTCATAGTATGATAAAtgatatatttagccaatttttcaaagtagaaggATAAACTTGGTCCTTTCCCCTTTTTTAAATAGTAttgatagttttttaaaaaacttgTACGACTCGAATTACACGTGCAATGCATGTGAAgaaaaactagtatatatatatgtttgagcAAACATGTTTCAAACGTAGTTCGATCTGAAAAATGTTTGGCTCTACATTTTGTTTAACATTATTTGCAAAATACAAAAtagcattttttttaaaaaaaaattgttgaatttaAAAGGATATATTTCATTTAAATTGGGGAGAGGTGGTAAATAAGATATAGCGTGGTTGCAACTTTGGGATAATGTGGAAAATGCGAATTAGGATGGAAGGTTACTGTTAATTGTTTGTAAtttgtcttgagccgagggtaaatctgaaacaacctctctacctcacatCTGGGGTAATGATACGGATTGCATACGTTTTATTCTTCCGAAATTGTGTGAGAATACAAAGGTGTATTGTTTTTGTATATTTCATTTCTACCATGTAATTAAATACTAGTAACACTTTATTTTGTAACGAGAACATGTGACAGACAAATGCTCATCAACCTTACAACTCACAAAAGCTGGTTGTACCATCCATAAGCGTCTAATTTTCTTGCTCAACTCGCCCGCAAACATCATATGACTGATGCCTATACCATTGTATCAGTTTTCACAAATAAAAACAATTTAAATAAGCAAGCAGAATAATTGGTCAATTGCCTCAATGAGATCTGCCATAATAAAGGAAAGAATTCTTAAAACAAAAGTTGGAACAAAGTACTTCATTTCCAAAGCTACCAAATGTACTGATACACAAGCAACATGCCACCAAACAAATAACTAAGTACTTCTATGACTTTCCTAGAGAAGCTTTAAACACTAATCTATTAACTGATAAGAGAAAAAAGCTGGGATAAATTACCCTTTAGCAAGAAACCAACTATGTATTGATGGACACCTCTACAGTACAAACCAAATTCCATCTCTTCAGCATCCCATGACAGAACAGTTATACACAAAGCTACCTGATTGCTTTTGGCCGAGCAAGTTCCATTCTGGAGGTCCTTCCCTCGGTGCCCACGAATGCACCTCAATAAATCCTCGACCCATAACCCTAGGCCCTCCAACTACAATTAGACTATCACCACATGCCCGAAAAGCCAATCCCCAACCATGAATGGAAGATACTCCTTCAGGCAGTCCACCAATGGTAACCCATGCTTTGTTATGCTTGTCATACTTCCTAACAGCCATTTCAGCATAGTCAGCAGAGTACAATTGATTATCCACAACGGCTAGTAATGGAGGCGCTGCAGATGTATCTGGTATGTCGTTCTCAAGGTTAGGTTGCACAGGAGACATGTTCGGAATTTCAGTCCACGTTCCTGTTGCCAGATCATACTCTTCAGCGCATGTCAATAGCTTTGCGTCGGCTCCTCCAATGCCTCCTATCACGTAAAACTTTCCATCCATGAATACACCAGAACACATCTTACGTGGCTTAGTCATGCTTCGCAAAGTCGTCCACGTGCCTGTCTCCGAATTGTAAAGTTCAGCGGAGCTAAGGATTTTACCTTGTGAGTCACAACCGCCAGCAAAAATGGCGATTTCCCCAAGGCTTGATTTACCAAACAAACATCGTGGCGCATTCATTTGCATCCCAGTTGACCACGTATTTGTCAGTAAACTGTACCGATAAATGACATGGGCCAACACATCCTTGCCACAAACGAGAAGCTCAGTACCAACCCCCAATGATTCCTTGTCGGACAACACAAAACAATCATTGGGAGTCATTCTCGGCAGACGCATCCAGCGGAGCCTAGCAGGGTCAAAAGCTTCCCACTCCAGTGGCTGGCAGGAGAAATACACCCAATGCTCCACCACACCATTTCGTCGCCGCGCTCTATAAAGTTCACTGCTCCTAATTAATGAGCGGAAGTTGTGGTTCAAAGATGCTATGGCGCCATAATCTGACCTCGAGCAACGAATGAGAGAATTGATGGAGCTGTCACGGTCAAGGGCAGGAAAAAGTGTGTTCCTGTCAGAATTATCCCCAGCATGATCCCGTTTGTCAGTTTGCTCAGGAGGGGATGCTGAAGAACTTCCCAAGGATAGAGTCACTCCCACTAGGTTGGAACCGTCGGACTGCTTTTGCAACTTGCGTTGCACATTTTCACCCTCCTGGTCATATTCCAATGGCCTTTTGCCATTCTGGACTTCAATACTATCAAGTCGATAACTCATGCAAACCGTCCCGTTACTTTCTGTCTGACAATCCCTTGTAACCACCACACAGGACCGTTCTTCTGACATATCTTCCAGATTCAACCCTAAAATAAACACCAGTTCTGCTGCCTTGCTCTGGTATGGATCCTAGACCCTGTGACTTCCTGATAAGACTGATACAAATTGAACAAAATTAGTAAGGAACCAAAGAAAAACTCTTCCCACAAGGAGAAAGAATCATCAAAACTCATAAATTCACGTTGAATCAAGAAAATCACAAATAGATACAATCATCAAAACTCATAAATTCAGGTTAAATCAAGAAACCACAGACAAAGAAATTCTCAATCACCAAAGCACAGAAACAGAAATTTTTTTCACTAGTTTTGATCATTAATTAAAGCAAACCAAGTAATGCTCAATGCCTTTTTATGGATAACAACAATTCTGATAACACAAATGCCGGGATTTGTCAGCAAACAAAGGGGAAAAAATCCCACAAACATCTATGAACCCTCATTGattcaagcaaaaaaaaaaaacaccaaacatccatgaaattcaagcaaaaaaaaaaaaccaccacACATCTATGAACTCTCACTGATTcaagtttgaaaaaaatcaagaatccaGATCAAGTAAACTCCTTAGAAAAGATTCAACATTCAATCCACCAAGTCCTTGAAAAACAATCAAATGAAAAAAACTCCTTAACCAAAAAAAaccctcaaaatcaaataaacatgcaagaatcattaaaaattcaaactttacaacccaaaaaatgaagaaccaaaaaaaaacctcaaaatcAGAACTTTAAATCAAATAAACATGCAAGAAtcaataaagattcaaactttacaacccaaaaaatcaagaactcaaaaaaaaaaaaaccttaaaattaaaactttaaatcaaataaaCAAGCAAGAATCAATTAAGATTCAAACATTACAAATCACAGATCTCCAAAATTCAGATTAAACAACACCCTTTTGCTCAAATTCACCAAACATCAATCAATCAAGAACCAAAACTTCAATCTTACATTGTTTACCAAACTTCTAAAACACTTCAAAAGAAGACTTACAAATTggataagagagaaaaaaagagagcaACTTTGATATATAGAGAGGAAAAGcaaaaatttatatcaaaattGCTTTCATTTCTATCGATGCAatcctttgttttttttctttcttttgttctttctGTTTATCGGTTTGTACTTACTATAAGGGCAGctaattgtttttgttttttttttaaataaataaataaaactggcaagaagaagaacaaggcatgggtggggtggggtggggtggggaagaggggggagggggggttcAACAAAGAAGATCCTTTGGATTCTATCTGAAAATCAAAGTTTTGGGCATAACACAACACCTTTATCTCACTACTGTACTTCTAGTTCTCATTTCtgtctcactctctctctctctcttaccAAAACTCTATTCTAATTGCAACTACTTAAATAGATTAATCCGTGAACTAGAAAAACTATAAGCAATATGTTGACCCTAAAACAGCTTAGAAAAACATTTTGATATACCTTCTTATGTCCCTAACCCATCTTGGGAAAGGAACGGACGAAACCGCAATATGGGGAATGTCAAAGTCTTCTCACAAGGCTCATTTTTCGTAGTGGGTCATAAGGTAGGCAGCTTTATCTGATCAAGGGCGGGGTCACACGGGTCCTGGAACTATCCAGGTGGGATGAACTCCGGAGGTGACCGTAATGAGTAAATCTCACTGCCGGGACTAAACGACGAGCAAACACTCGAATGTGAGAATGTGAGAGCAAGGGATCACCCAACAAATGGACGAGTAGCCGTCGAAAAACAAAATCATGAATCTTGCAGCGCATCATTCCTCCAAcctaaaataacataaacaaaacCATAAAGAATCAATAGAAATATTTCAAGtgaaaagaaaaacatgataagaaaaatatcttttcaaattgCTTGTTCTACTGGCTACAAGTTATCTTTGTCTTAGGCAATCTTATGTCATATGATTTCTTCATCTGTCTTGAAACTAAACTAAAGAAGAAGATCAAGCAAGACTAAGATAGAAATTTATACTTCCCCGTTCCTAAATAAGTGATTTTTTAGCTTGGGCACACCCTCTAAGAAATTATGCTTTCCTAGAAAACAAGAAGTATTTTTACTAACTTGACCTTACAAATACCTTGAAAAGGATGTGTAACTCTTTATTTAAAGAGGGGTAAAATTGGAAGAACATCATTGTCTTCTTGATTATCTAAAAACACTActtatttaggaacaacatgAAAAGGCTAAACAACCACTTATTTAGAACGGGGGGATTATGTAAgtaggcatttaaatcatatagttaaaaaaaatggAAACAAGTATCAAAATCTATTGTCTTTATGAAAGGTTAAGCATTTGCATGCAAGAAAAATTAAACCTCAAAATTGGAGAAACACTAATACCTACCTAGTTGCAGTTTTCGATAAATTTGAACACTCTTCTGCCTCAGCCAAACTGTAATATTTACAATAACTGCAGTACAAGAAAACACTTAATATAGCAAAACGATAAACATAGAAGTTTTTAGCTAGATGGATTGAAAGAAAAACAGAAGATGGCATAAACAATGTTCTTACAGAAGTAAAACTACTTTCAATGCCTTTTCACCTTCTAGGCTCTAGTGGCAAAGGCTACATTGTCTATTCCTACAACCACCGATAAGATGAGTTCTGAGACAAATAGAGTATCAAGAATCAAGATGGTCTAATTTTCCCTCAGCTCTATTTCGGTTGAGGTAATTCATTTTGCACGCCCAATAATATGTGCTCCAATCGTGTCTGCAAACATGGAGGTTTTAAATTATCAGTCATACAATcattaataacaataacaatgagATGAAACTTCCATCATATAAAGGAACGGTTACGTAAGAAGCGTGATAACTGAACATTTCCAAAAAAGTACCTAAATGAAGCAAAATTGATATAAATTCACAAGGCCCCTCTCATGGCCTAAGAATAGTAGTCAACATTAATGTATAatcaagatatatatataaaaattatgtttcacCTAGTGTTTTAACCTAGGCTGGGATTTGAACCTAAGATCTCATGGTTCTAAACTCATTTCATTGACCACTAAAGCATTTACCTATAAACAAGAATTGCTGAAAAGGTTAGAGAGAGAGAACCTATCACTTCTCACTAGCAATCAACCACTCACACCAAAATGAATAGCTCTCAGGAAAATCTAACTCCACCAGCACCACCAGATCCAAACACAGTAAAAATAACTTCAATGAACCTAAGCCACGCAGTAAAAATATGTTGCTAAAAACCAAATCCCCAAACAAGCATGAATACGCAGCCACAAGAAGGGAACCAACCCATGGACATATACATCGAAGAACAACAAGAGGAAGTAGAAAGAGGCAAAGAAATACTAGATGTGATGATGGAAACATTTCAGGATAATGAGGGCAGCATATACCTCTCTGAAGAAGGCCTTTTATCAAAGTGTTTGGTGAAAGAATACGCCATCGATATCTAATGAGGAAACTATCCATCATGTGGAGACCAACTGAAGATTTAACACTTATTGATTTGGGGCATGATTACTATATTGTCAAGTTCCttaaagaagaaaaactaaaaagaactcTTCAAGATGGCCATTGGTTTGTTAACGGATTCTTTTTATCCGGCCAGTATTCCAAAGGTAAAGGCAACTGAAATCACTCAACCAGAGAAAATATCAGAAGGGCAAAGCCAGGCCAACACAAA of the Capsicum annuum cultivar UCD-10X-F1 chromosome 11, UCD10Xv1.1, whole genome shotgun sequence genome contains:
- the LOC107847995 gene encoding F-box/kelch-repeat protein SKIP11; the encoded protein is MSEERSCVVVTRDCQTESNGTVCMSYRLDSIEVQNGKRPLEYDQEGENVQRKLQKQSDGSNLVGVTLSLGSSSASPPEQTDKRDHAGDNSDRNTLFPALDRDSSINSLIRCSRSDYGAIASLNHNFRSLIRSSELYRARRRNGVVEHWVYFSCQPLEWEAFDPARLRWMRLPRMTPNDCFVLSDKESLGVGTELLVCGKDVLAHVIYRYSLLTNTWSTGMQMNAPRCLFGKSSLGEIAIFAGGCDSQGKILSSAELYNSETGTWTTLRSMTKPRKMCSGVFMDGKFYVIGGIGGADAKLLTCAEEYDLATGTWTEIPNMSPVQPNLENDIPDTSAAPPLLAVVDNQLYSADYAEMAVRKYDKHNKAWVTIGGLPEGVSSIHGWGLAFRACGDSLIVVGGPRVMGRGFIEVHSWAPREGPPEWNLLGQKQSGSFVYNCSVMGC